In Zunongwangia profunda SM-A87, the following proteins share a genomic window:
- a CDS encoding ABC transporter permease, with amino-acid sequence MFDLERWQEIFETISKNKLRTFLTGLSVASGIFILVILLGIGEGMKHGIEREFQGDAANIIYVFPGVTSKEYKGLNPGRMIQMKNEDYQFTTLENKEDLEYKSSVYRIWGGMVSFGKESGSYRVEGVYPDYQFLENSSMLLGRFINYNDVEASGKVVIIGNRVKNDLFKDQENILGEYVEISGIKFKVVGVYTDPGGEREETRVFVPITTAQKVFGGGNDINYMSYTLQPEDTYEEALASANAFTNKVETYLKGKHTIAPDDNSAIRVNNMLENTKRFYDLMAMIKMFFWGVGICTIIAGVVGVSNIMLIIVKERTREIGVRKALGAEPLSIIGMVLHESIFVTSFAGFTGLISGLILLDVVAPMIQTDFIYNPTVNFNVALSTVFILIIAGAVAGFFPAYRAAKIKPIVALRDE; translated from the coding sequence ATGTTTGATCTTGAACGTTGGCAGGAAATTTTTGAGACCATTAGCAAAAATAAACTGCGTACTTTTTTAACAGGACTTTCAGTGGCATCCGGCATCTTTATCCTCGTCATTCTTCTTGGAATAGGTGAAGGTATGAAACATGGGATTGAAAGAGAATTTCAGGGAGATGCAGCAAATATCATTTATGTTTTTCCCGGAGTAACTTCGAAAGAATACAAAGGTTTAAATCCAGGCCGAATGATTCAGATGAAAAATGAAGATTATCAATTTACCACTTTAGAAAATAAAGAGGATCTAGAATATAAATCTTCGGTATATAGAATTTGGGGCGGTATGGTAAGCTTCGGGAAGGAATCTGGCTCCTATAGGGTAGAAGGTGTGTATCCAGATTATCAATTTCTTGAAAATAGCAGCATGCTTTTAGGTCGTTTTATAAATTATAATGATGTAGAAGCGTCTGGAAAAGTCGTAATTATAGGAAATCGCGTAAAAAATGATCTATTTAAAGACCAAGAAAACATTTTAGGAGAGTACGTAGAAATTTCGGGAATTAAATTTAAGGTAGTTGGAGTATATACAGATCCCGGAGGAGAACGTGAGGAAACTAGGGTTTTTGTCCCTATTACTACGGCTCAAAAAGTTTTTGGTGGAGGTAATGATATTAACTACATGTCTTACACATTACAACCCGAAGATACTTATGAAGAAGCTTTGGCATCAGCTAACGCTTTTACTAATAAAGTAGAAACCTATTTAAAAGGGAAGCACACTATTGCTCCAGATGATAATAGCGCAATTAGGGTGAACAATATGCTGGAGAACACCAAGCGATTTTACGATCTAATGGCCATGATAAAGATGTTTTTTTGGGGAGTTGGGATTTGTACTATTATAGCAGGTGTTGTTGGGGTTAGTAATATTATGCTAATTATAGTAAAAGAACGAACCAGAGAAATTGGAGTACGTAAAGCCCTTGGTGCAGAGCCGCTTTCCATTATTGGGATGGTGCTTCACGAGTCAATTTTTGTGACTTCGTTTGCTGGATTTACAGGTTTGATTTCTGGGTTGATTTTGCTGGATGTAGTTGCCCCTATGATACAGACTGATTTTATATATAACCCTACAGTAAATTTTAATGTGGCTTTGTCTACTGTATTTATACTGATAATAGCAGGAGCGGTCGCTGGATTTTTTCCGGCTTACCGGGCGGCAAAGATAAAACCAATCGTAGCATTAAGGGACGAGTAA
- a CDS encoding ABC transporter permease, with amino-acid sequence MFSRDRWDEIIEALTANWFRTLLTAFGVLWGIFILVILLAAGKGLENGVKQGFSGMATNSMFMWSQTVSKPYKGLPKGRNYNFKLGDVQAIKQTVTGLEIVSPRNQLGGFGGANNVVRGLNSGAYNVYGDYPEIIRQQPMDITSGRFINYSDIKDNRKVAVIGEGVRAGLYDINEEALGTYIKINGVSFMVIGTYKKKGSGGGNVEEMQKEIFVPFTAFSQAFNMGNVVGWMAITADDDHSITNLKNSVFDVIKSRHSIAPDDDRAVGNFDLYEEYSRINGLFIALRLVAYFVGTLVLLSGIIGISNIMLIVVKERTNEIGIRRALGASPWNIRGQILLESIFLTIISGMAGIILSTFVIFIINMILDGMDTSEMMFINPSVNIGVVLIALAILVISGLLAGLIPAQNAIKIKPVDALRTE; translated from the coding sequence ATGTTTAGTAGAGATCGCTGGGACGAAATTATAGAAGCGCTAACCGCAAACTGGTTTAGAACGCTCTTAACTGCTTTTGGAGTGTTGTGGGGAATATTTATACTGGTTATCCTTTTGGCTGCCGGTAAAGGATTAGAGAACGGTGTTAAGCAAGGATTTAGTGGGATGGCTACAAATTCTATGTTTATGTGGTCCCAAACGGTGTCTAAACCCTATAAAGGTTTGCCCAAAGGTCGAAATTATAATTTTAAATTAGGTGATGTTCAAGCTATAAAACAAACGGTAACCGGTTTAGAGATTGTCTCTCCCCGTAATCAATTAGGAGGCTTTGGTGGAGCTAACAATGTTGTGCGTGGTTTAAATAGTGGGGCTTATAACGTATATGGCGATTATCCTGAAATTATAAGACAGCAGCCTATGGATATTACTTCCGGCCGATTTATAAATTATTCGGATATTAAAGATAACCGAAAAGTTGCGGTAATTGGTGAAGGGGTAAGGGCTGGTTTGTATGATATTAACGAAGAAGCTTTGGGAACCTATATTAAAATTAACGGTGTTAGTTTTATGGTGATAGGAACTTATAAGAAAAAAGGTAGCGGTGGTGGAAATGTAGAAGAAATGCAAAAAGAGATTTTTGTGCCTTTTACAGCATTTTCGCAAGCTTTTAATATGGGAAATGTGGTAGGCTGGATGGCGATCACGGCAGATGATGATCATTCGATAACCAATCTTAAAAATAGTGTGTTTGATGTTATCAAGTCCCGTCACAGTATAGCTCCAGATGATGATCGGGCCGTAGGAAATTTTGACTTGTATGAAGAATACAGTCGTATTAACGGTTTATTTATTGCACTGCGCCTGGTGGCTTATTTTGTAGGGACACTTGTTTTGTTATCAGGAATTATAGGGATAAGTAATATTATGCTTATCGTGGTGAAAGAGCGTACGAACGAAATAGGAATTAGGCGTGCTTTGGGAGCAAGTCCCTGGAACATTAGAGGGCAAATACTTTTAGAGTCGATATTTCTTACCATCATTTCAGGCATGGCAGGAATCATTCTCTCTACCTTCGTCATCTTTATAATTAATATGATTTTAGATGGAATGGATACCTCAGAAATGATGTTTATTAATCCATCTGTTAATATTGGGGTTGTTTTAATCGCACTGGCGATCCTGGTGATATCAGGACTACTGGCAGGGTTAATTCCTGCACAAAATGCGATAAAGATCAAGCCTGTAGATGCGTTAAGAACAGAATAA
- a CDS encoding efflux RND transporter periplasmic adaptor subunit: protein MKRTVTIVILAVIFIGFLGSLYYYFQKGQQDPVVYQTEQASVQTITKNTVATGNIVPLEEILIKPNISGIIDEIYVEAGESVAAGDLIARIRVIPNVNSLQSAKDAVATAKINLDNQKKIFERQKSLFDKGVISANDYDNAEVAYQRAEQNYKSAEQNFEIVKTGTTRGIGSAANTLIRSTVTGMVLDVPVKTGNQVIESNNFNDGTTLATLADVNKMIFEGKVDESEVGKIKEGLPLEVTVGAIENKTFDAVLDYIAPKGVEENGAIQFEIKGTLDKADTTFIRAGLSANASIILAKAEDVLAIKEALVQFDNDTQQPFVEIETGNQQFERKDVELGVSDGINVEIKSGVGKDDKIKVWNQLKPAQNFAAN from the coding sequence ATGAAAAGAACAGTTACCATCGTTATTTTAGCCGTAATCTTTATTGGCTTTTTGGGTTCGCTGTATTATTACTTTCAAAAGGGACAGCAAGATCCGGTGGTTTATCAAACTGAACAGGCTTCTGTGCAAACCATCACTAAAAATACAGTAGCAACCGGGAATATTGTTCCATTAGAAGAGATTCTAATTAAACCTAATATTAGTGGAATTATAGATGAAATTTATGTGGAAGCCGGTGAGTCTGTAGCGGCAGGAGATCTAATCGCAAGGATTCGGGTGATTCCCAATGTTAACTCGCTTCAGAGTGCGAAAGATGCTGTGGCTACGGCTAAAATTAATCTTGATAATCAAAAGAAAATATTTGAGCGTCAAAAATCTTTATTCGATAAGGGAGTTATTTCTGCTAATGATTATGATAATGCTGAAGTAGCTTATCAAAGAGCAGAACAGAATTATAAATCGGCCGAGCAAAATTTTGAGATCGTAAAAACCGGAACAACCAGAGGAATTGGTAGCGCAGCAAATACATTAATTAGAAGTACCGTTACCGGAATGGTGCTAGATGTACCTGTAAAAACCGGTAATCAGGTGATCGAATCCAATAACTTTAACGACGGAACTACCCTGGCTACGCTTGCCGATGTGAATAAGATGATTTTTGAAGGTAAAGTAGACGAAAGCGAAGTAGGCAAGATTAAAGAAGGTTTGCCACTAGAAGTCACTGTGGGTGCTATAGAAAATAAAACTTTCGATGCGGTTTTGGATTATATCGCACCAAAGGGAGTGGAAGAAAACGGAGCGATTCAATTTGAAATTAAAGGAACTTTAGATAAAGCAGATACCACTTTTATTAGAGCTGGGTTAAGTGCGAATGCTTCTATAATCTTAGCAAAAGCTGAGGATGTCCTGGCCATTAAAGAAGCATTGGTTCAATTTGATAATGATACGCAACAGCCTTTTGTAGAAATTGAAACCGGAAATCAACAATTTGAGCGTAAAGACGTGGAGCTTGGGGTGAGTGATGGTATTAATGTGGAAATTAAAAGCGGAGTCGGTAAAGACGATAAAATTAAAGTGTGGAACCAACTAAAACCAGCTCAAAATTTTGCTGCAAATTAA
- a CDS encoding TolC family protein: MKKFRLFTILLFIGFIANAQEKKWTLQECVEYALEHNISVKQSELDVEAAEIDKLDAIGNLLPGLNGNASNSWNTGLTQNVTTGVLQNQTTRNFSAGVTASITLFDGLRNYKQLQRAKMSKLAAQYSLDKMEDDITLSVANSYLQVLFAKQDLEVLKSQNEVTLEQLDRTKQLVDAGSLPRGDLLEIQATNADEKQRIIIAQNNIRISLISLAQTLLIKDYENFDIVEDDYDIFGTEILDNSVYDIIERAKEERSEIRIAEANKEIAEQNVEIARGAYLPTLGAFVNYNTRETGANRIDYINPPGTTITEIGYVESTGETVVTESQNPAVPISLPPRPFIDQLWLNDGISYGFQLSVPIFNGFATRNQVKRSKVNVRRAEYQLEQAELDLEANVYQAYVDATGAFEAYEAALVAEESQQQAYEYATERFDVGLTNAFDFSQSKVRYENAQREVIRTKYDYIFKLKVLELYFGVPVANLRF, translated from the coding sequence ATGAAGAAATTTAGACTTTTTACCATTTTACTTTTCATTGGGTTCATCGCCAATGCGCAGGAGAAAAAATGGACCTTGCAGGAATGTGTGGAGTATGCTTTAGAGCATAACATCTCTGTAAAACAATCTGAACTTGATGTAGAAGCAGCTGAAATCGATAAACTTGATGCCATAGGTAATTTATTGCCTGGTTTAAATGGTAATGCCAGCAATTCCTGGAATACAGGTTTAACCCAAAATGTAACTACCGGGGTGCTACAAAATCAAACTACCAGAAACTTTTCTGCAGGAGTAACGGCTAGTATTACGTTATTCGACGGTCTGAGGAATTACAAGCAGCTACAAAGAGCCAAGATGTCTAAACTTGCTGCACAGTATTCTCTAGATAAGATGGAAGATGATATTACATTATCGGTAGCGAACTCTTATTTGCAAGTATTGTTTGCTAAGCAGGATCTTGAAGTTTTAAAATCTCAAAACGAAGTAACTCTAGAGCAGTTAGATCGTACCAAACAACTGGTAGATGCCGGTTCTTTGCCAAGGGGAGATCTCTTGGAAATACAGGCTACAAATGCCGATGAAAAACAACGAATTATAATCGCTCAAAACAATATCAGGATTTCATTGATTAGTCTGGCCCAGACTTTACTGATCAAGGATTATGAAAATTTTGATATCGTAGAGGATGACTATGATATCTTTGGTACCGAAATTTTAGATAATTCAGTATATGATATTATCGAGCGAGCTAAAGAAGAACGTTCAGAAATTAGAATTGCGGAAGCCAACAAGGAAATCGCTGAGCAAAATGTTGAAATAGCCCGTGGGGCCTATTTACCTACATTAGGTGCTTTTGTTAACTATAATACCAGGGAGACCGGTGCAAACAGGATAGATTATATTAATCCACCGGGCACTACAATTACTGAAATTGGTTATGTAGAGTCCACAGGGGAAACAGTAGTGACCGAATCTCAGAACCCTGCCGTTCCCATTTCGTTACCTCCTAGGCCATTTATAGACCAGTTATGGTTAAATGATGGTATTTCTTATGGGTTTCAACTAAGCGTTCCGATTTTTAACGGTTTTGCGACCAGGAATCAAGTTAAAAGAAGCAAAGTAAACGTACGTAGGGCTGAATATCAGTTAGAACAGGCAGAATTGGATCTTGAGGCAAATGTTTATCAGGCTTATGTAGATGCAACCGGGGCTTTTGAAGCTTATGAGGCCGCTTTGGTGGCAGAAGAATCTCAGCAACAGGCTTACGAATACGCGACAGAGCGTTTTGATGTTGGGTTAACTAATGCTTTTGATTTTAGTCAGTCTAAAGTGCGTTACGAAAATGCGCAGCGAGAAGTGATTCGTACCAAGTACGATTACATCTTTAAACTAAAAGTGCTGGAATTATATTTTGGGGTTCCGGTGGCTAATTTAAGATTCTAA
- a CDS encoding efflux RND transporter periplasmic adaptor subunit: MKKKTLFIILGIVVVLAILLVVGKKSGMFGKSGNFKQVEITEIKPLDIVETVSATGKIQPEVEVKLSSEVSGEIIELPIIEGQQVEKGDLLVRINPDIYQSSVQRSKASMENARANYTQSQASLKQAKANYERNKTLFEKGVISKAEWDGIVSNYEVAEANKESAYYSMQSAAATVTEAQDNLGRTNIYAPMSGTISKLDAELGERVVGTQQMAGTEILRVANLSNMEVEVDVNENDIVKVEVGDSTVVEVDAYLRKEFKGVVTEISNSADSELTTDQVTNFKVKVRILEDSYKDLLEGKPENYSPFRPGMTATVDIITNKKTAVIGVPISAIVVKSDTTTVAMGTAPAVNVETDPSKLFECVFVKNGEEAKLRVVKTGIQDDSNIQITEGLKEGETVIIGPYNVVTKTLKSGDKVEVAGSTNSEG; the protein is encoded by the coding sequence ATGAAGAAGAAAACTCTTTTTATCATTCTGGGAATTGTTGTGGTTTTAGCCATATTACTCGTTGTGGGTAAAAAGTCTGGAATGTTTGGTAAAAGCGGTAATTTTAAACAAGTAGAAATTACTGAAATTAAACCATTGGATATCGTTGAAACCGTATCGGCAACCGGAAAAATTCAACCTGAAGTAGAAGTGAAGTTATCTTCCGAGGTTTCTGGAGAGATTATCGAACTTCCGATCATTGAAGGGCAGCAGGTAGAAAAAGGAGACTTATTAGTGAGGATTAACCCCGATATTTATCAGTCTAGTGTACAACGTTCAAAGGCCAGTATGGAGAATGCCCGTGCCAATTATACGCAATCTCAGGCTAGTTTAAAACAAGCGAAGGCAAATTATGAACGTAATAAAACACTTTTTGAGAAAGGAGTGATTTCTAAAGCAGAATGGGATGGTATCGTTTCTAATTACGAAGTTGCTGAAGCTAATAAAGAATCGGCTTATTATAGCATGCAAAGTGCGGCTGCAACGGTAACTGAAGCTCAGGATAATCTTGGAAGAACAAATATTTATGCTCCTATGAGCGGTACCATTTCTAAACTGGATGCTGAATTAGGGGAGCGAGTAGTGGGAACGCAACAAATGGCGGGGACCGAAATTTTACGGGTCGCTAATCTCTCTAATATGGAAGTAGAAGTAGATGTAAATGAAAATGATATTGTAAAAGTTGAGGTTGGAGATTCTACTGTTGTTGAGGTCGATGCTTATCTAAGAAAAGAATTTAAAGGTGTTGTGACTGAAATATCTAACTCTGCCGACAGTGAATTAACTACAGATCAGGTTACCAATTTTAAAGTGAAAGTTCGCATTTTAGAGGATTCTTATAAAGATCTTTTAGAAGGGAAACCAGAAAATTACTCACCGTTTAGACCGGGAATGACGGCTACCGTAGATATCATTACTAATAAAAAGACGGCAGTTATTGGTGTGCCTATTAGTGCGATCGTTGTAAAATCTGATACTACTACGGTAGCGATGGGAACTGCACCTGCCGTGAATGTAGAGACCGATCCTTCTAAACTTTTTGAATGTGTCTTTGTTAAGAACGGGGAAGAAGCTAAATTGCGCGTTGTAAAAACTGGAATACAGGATGATTCTAATATTCAGATTACAGAAGGTCTGAAGGAAGGGGAGACTGTAATTATCGGTCCTTATAATGTAGTAACAAAAACTCTAAAATCCGGAGATAAAGTTGAGGTAGCCGGGAGTACCAACAGCGAAGGATAG
- the tsaB gene encoding tRNA (adenosine(37)-N6)-threonylcarbamoyltransferase complex dimerization subunit type 1 TsaB — protein sequence MAVILCLETATTNCSVALSKDGDVIALKEDNSKGYSHAEKLHVFIDEILKENNFEIDDLDAIAISKGPGSYTGLRIGVSAAKGLCFAKDIPLISVPTLTALAKQVTPNKGDQIIPMLDARRMEVYSAVFDSAFNQIRETKAQVLSEDSFQEELAKGKVYFIGNGVAKFREICSQQNAEFIEERLPSAKEMGQIAYDKYKISDIEDVAYFEPYYLKDFVAG from the coding sequence TTGGCAGTAATTCTTTGTTTGGAAACAGCAACCACCAATTGCTCGGTTGCTTTGAGTAAAGATGGTGATGTAATCGCATTGAAAGAAGATAATAGTAAAGGTTATTCTCATGCTGAAAAGTTGCATGTTTTTATCGATGAAATTTTAAAAGAAAACAATTTTGAAATCGATGACCTTGATGCTATTGCGATTAGCAAGGGACCGGGTTCTTATACCGGTCTTAGGATAGGTGTTTCTGCCGCAAAAGGATTATGTTTTGCTAAGGATATTCCGCTTATTTCAGTACCAACATTAACCGCTTTAGCAAAGCAAGTAACTCCTAATAAAGGAGATCAAATTATCCCTATGCTCGATGCCAGAAGGATGGAAGTTTATTCCGCAGTATTTGATTCAGCATTTAATCAAATAAGAGAAACTAAAGCTCAAGTACTTTCCGAAGATTCTTTTCAGGAGGAATTGGCAAAAGGAAAGGTTTATTTTATTGGGAATGGAGTAGCAAAGTTTAGAGAAATTTGCTCGCAGCAAAATGCCGAGTTTATAGAAGAACGATTGCCATCAGCAAAAGAAATGGGACAAATCGCTTATGATAAATACAAAATAAGCGACATAGAGGATGTCGCTTATTTTGAACCTTATTATTTAAAGGATTTTGTAGCAGGTTAA
- a CDS encoding mechanosensitive ion channel family protein codes for MDKFNDFSELAQEYAKKLIDFLPDLIAAILILIIGFWIAKRAVKFMQKALDKRDYDVALKGFLTTLVSWALKILVIIVAISQVGIETTSLVAILGAAGLAIGLALQGSLANFAGGVLIIVLKPFKVGDWIEAQGVSGSVKSVSLFYTKLDTFGNQEAVIPNGSLANDNIINYTVNGVRRENMTFGISYDDDIKKAKEVLMNLIKEQEGIEAEPAPQVLVGELGDNSVNFYVRYFAKNPVFWDIHWFMLEEGKIRLEEAGMTIPYPQRDVYLYDQTKMSGTVLKESKKEKDSTDKTE; via the coding sequence ATGGATAAATTCAACGACTTTTCTGAGTTAGCACAGGAATATGCTAAAAAACTTATTGACTTTTTACCGGACTTAATTGCGGCAATTTTAATTCTAATCATAGGCTTTTGGATCGCAAAACGCGCGGTAAAATTTATGCAAAAGGCTCTAGACAAAAGAGATTACGATGTTGCATTAAAAGGCTTTTTAACCACACTGGTAAGTTGGGCCTTAAAAATATTAGTAATTATTGTTGCCATCTCCCAGGTGGGGATAGAAACCACATCTTTAGTTGCTATTCTAGGTGCGGCAGGTTTAGCCATAGGTTTGGCATTACAGGGATCTCTGGCCAATTTTGCCGGTGGCGTTTTAATTATTGTTTTAAAACCATTTAAAGTTGGTGACTGGATTGAAGCACAGGGTGTTTCTGGTAGTGTGAAAAGTGTAAGCTTATTTTATACTAAACTAGATACCTTTGGAAATCAGGAAGCCGTTATTCCTAACGGAAGTTTAGCTAACGATAATATTATAAACTATACTGTAAACGGGGTACGTCGTGAAAATATGACCTTTGGAATTTCTTATGATGATGATATTAAGAAAGCAAAAGAGGTGCTTATGAATCTTATAAAAGAGCAGGAAGGTATTGAAGCTGAACCAGCGCCACAAGTACTAGTTGGTGAATTAGGTGACAACTCGGTTAACTTTTACGTAAGATACTTTGCAAAAAATCCAGTTTTTTGGGATATCCACTGGTTTATGCTGGAAGAAGGAAAAATAAGACTAGAAGAAGCTGGAATGACGATTCCTTACCCTCAACGTGATGTTTATCTTTATGATCAAACTAAAATGAGTGGTACGGTTTTAAAGGAGTCTAAAAAAGAGAAAGACAGTACAGATAAAACTGAATAA
- a CDS encoding thioredoxin domain-containing protein, which yields MKSATNDLIYETSPYLLQHAHNPVDWKAWHKTVLEDAKKTNKLLLISVGYSACHWCHVMEHESFEDPEVADIMNAHYISIKVDREERPDIDQVYMQAVQLMTGSGGWPMNIVALPDGRPVWGGTYFRKEQWKSALLQIQQIYKKESTQLTNYANKLKEGLQQLNLIDIGNNSYEFSQKRLGEFIEIWKPYLDMKLGGTKNAPKFMMPTNLDFLLRYAYQFKDKKLQEYVLHSLDKISFGGTFDHIGGGFARYSVDDRWHVPHFEKMLYDNAQLLSLYSKAYKLTQDHWYKEVIKKTARFIETELTDSTGAFYSALDADSENAKGNQEEGAFYTWKKEELEELLASEFDLFSAYFNINARGYWENGNYILYKTEKDDDFTKKHNISLEELYQKKSNWTKILSEARKKRKKPGLDDKTLTSWNALSLNGFAEAYTATGKNHYLNIALKNAEFIIQNQLNPDYSLFHSYKNKQSKINAYLEDYAFTIEAFLKLYEVTFDKKWIDISSHLTKYCFENFYNQENTLFNFTSKKDDALISTPIELTDNVIPASNSVMANNLFRLGRLTGTSRYLEVSEKMLQVISGKIGSYPMGHSNWLHLYLNISNPFYELAILGEQIDREQKEIQKKYLPNLIISGSNTESELSILKGRFVKGKTRYYLCEQGKCQLPKEELTHVLNNIALV from the coding sequence ATGAAAAGCGCTACCAACGATCTTATTTATGAAACCAGCCCTTACCTTTTACAGCATGCTCACAACCCGGTAGATTGGAAAGCATGGCATAAAACTGTTTTAGAAGACGCAAAAAAAACTAATAAATTATTATTGATTAGTGTAGGATATTCGGCTTGTCACTGGTGCCATGTAATGGAACATGAGAGTTTTGAAGATCCGGAAGTGGCCGATATAATGAATGCCCATTATATTTCTATAAAAGTAGATCGTGAAGAACGCCCCGATATTGACCAGGTGTATATGCAGGCTGTACAACTAATGACCGGTAGTGGCGGCTGGCCTATGAATATCGTAGCTTTACCTGATGGCCGCCCGGTCTGGGGAGGGACTTATTTTAGAAAGGAACAATGGAAAAGCGCTTTATTACAAATCCAGCAGATTTATAAAAAAGAATCTACACAACTTACCAACTATGCTAATAAGCTAAAAGAAGGCTTACAACAACTTAATCTAATCGACATTGGCAATAATTCATACGAATTTTCACAAAAAAGACTTGGTGAGTTTATAGAAATCTGGAAACCCTATTTAGATATGAAGCTGGGAGGAACTAAAAATGCTCCTAAATTTATGATGCCAACCAATCTGGATTTCTTATTACGTTACGCTTATCAGTTTAAAGACAAAAAGTTACAGGAATACGTACTCCATAGTTTAGATAAAATATCTTTTGGCGGAACTTTTGACCATATTGGTGGCGGATTTGCAAGATACTCTGTAGATGATCGTTGGCACGTACCACACTTTGAGAAAATGCTTTATGACAACGCCCAACTTTTAAGTTTATATAGTAAAGCTTATAAACTCACTCAGGACCACTGGTATAAAGAAGTTATTAAAAAAACAGCCCGTTTTATCGAAACTGAACTTACCGATAGCACTGGTGCTTTTTATTCTGCATTGGATGCAGATTCTGAGAATGCAAAAGGCAATCAGGAAGAAGGTGCTTTTTATACCTGGAAAAAAGAAGAACTTGAGGAACTATTGGCATCAGAATTTGATCTTTTTTCAGCCTATTTTAATATCAACGCCAGGGGGTATTGGGAAAATGGAAACTATATCCTTTATAAAACTGAAAAAGACGATGATTTTACTAAAAAGCATAATATCTCTTTAGAAGAACTTTATCAAAAAAAATCAAATTGGACTAAAATTCTTAGTGAAGCGAGAAAAAAAAGAAAAAAACCAGGTTTGGATGATAAAACACTTACTTCATGGAACGCCCTTAGCCTTAACGGTTTTGCTGAAGCTTATACGGCCACAGGAAAAAATCATTACCTGAATATTGCCCTTAAAAATGCAGAATTTATTATTCAAAATCAGCTAAACCCCGATTACAGCCTTTTCCATTCTTATAAAAACAAACAAAGTAAAATCAATGCTTATCTTGAAGATTACGCCTTCACGATCGAAGCTTTTCTAAAATTATACGAGGTGACCTTTGATAAAAAATGGATTGATATTTCCTCTCATCTTACGAAGTATTGTTTTGAGAATTTTTATAACCAGGAAAATACACTTTTTAATTTTACCTCTAAAAAAGACGATGCTTTAATTAGTACTCCCATTGAGCTTACCGATAATGTGATCCCCGCCTCCAACTCGGTAATGGCCAATAATTTATTCAGGTTAGGTCGTTTAACGGGAACATCTAGATATTTAGAAGTGTCAGAGAAAATGCTTCAGGTAATTTCAGGAAAAATAGGTTCTTATCCCATGGGACATTCCAATTGGCTTCATTTGTACCTCAACATCAGTAATCCTTTTTACGAATTGGCAATCCTTGGAGAACAGATAGATAGAGAACAAAAAGAAATTCAGAAAAAATACCTCCCAAATCTTATTATTTCCGGTAGTAATACCGAAAGTGAATTATCCATTCTTAAAGGTCGTTTTGTAAAAGGAAAAACACGCTACTATTTGTGTGAACAGGGAAAATGCCAACTTCCTAAAGAAGAATTAACGCATGTTTTAAACAATATCGCTCTTGTTTAA